GCTCTGGCCCGGTATATCGGAGGGAAAAACAGAATTGCCCCCTGGATTATCAGCTTTTTCCCTCCCCATAAAATCTACGTTGAACCGTTCGGAGGTTCCGGGGCTGTGTTGCTTAATAAACAGCCCGCCTGGATGGAGATCTACAACGACCTTTATGACCGAGTGGTTAATTTCTTTGAGGTCTTGCGGGACCCGGAAAAATCCGCCCGGCTGGCCAGTCTGCTGGAATTGACACCCTACGCTCAAACGGCCTATGCCCGGTCTTTTGAAATCGCGGAAGATCCAGTCGAAGATGCTCTCCGCTTTGCCGTCAACTCCATGATGTCCTACGGCGGGGGAATCTATAAACCAGGTTTCAAGCGCGACGGCATATTAAGAACTACGCCTTACCCGAAAACGTGGCGGGAATATCCGGACGTTGTGAGGGAGTGCGCAGCCGAACTCCGGAACCGGAATATTGAGATCAACAACATGGACGCTCTGCAGGTTATGTCCCGGTACGATACACCGG
The genomic region above belongs to Akkermansia massiliensis and contains:
- a CDS encoding DNA adenine methylase, whose translation is MNTRAPRKRALARYIGGKNRIAPWIISFFPPHKIYVEPFGGSGAVLLNKQPAWMEIYNDLYDRVVNFFEVLRDPEKSARLASLLELTPYAQTAYARSFEIAEDPVEDALRFAVNSMMSYGGGIYKPGFKRDGILRTTPYPKTWREYPDVVRECAAELRNRNIEINNMDALQVMSRYDTPDTLHYVDPPYVQSTRGNRVRYVHEYDQQDHERLLVFLKTLKGKVILSGYDSELYDRHLDGWRKECKVAHDTQGGKKIECLWLNYNPQLTLF